The following are encoded in a window of Carya illinoinensis cultivar Pawnee chromosome 15, C.illinoinensisPawnee_v1, whole genome shotgun sequence genomic DNA:
- the LOC122296826 gene encoding uncharacterized mitochondrial protein AtMg00810-like: MKDLDKLNYFLGFEVTSSTDFYDLSQSKYAFDLLPMASLTNYKTVNIPFETKIKLLYDATLYKQLVSSLIYLTITQLDISYAVHLVSLSMNAPRSIHYVVVLRIWCYIKETPFHQLKKQFVVAHCSTKFEYCALADTTSELLWLR, translated from the exons ATGAAGGACTTGGATAAACTCAACTACTTTCTTGGATTCGAAGTTACTTCTAGCACAGACTTTTATGACCTCTCTCAATCTAAATATGCTTTTGATTTGCTTCCCATGGCTAGTTTGACTAACTACAAGACTGTTAACATTCCTTTTGAGACCAAGATCAAGCTTCTTTATGATGCTACTCTCTATAAGCAGTTGGTCAGTAGTCTTATCTATCTTACCATTACACAACTAGATATTTCCTATGCAGTACATTTGGTTAGCCTGTCTATGAATGCTCCTCGATCTATCCACTATGTTGTTGTTCTTCGTATCTGGTGTTACATCAAGGAAACTCCATTTCATCAACT GAAGAAGCAGTTTGTTGTTGCTCACTGTAGTACAAAATTTGAGTATTGTGCTCTTGCTGACACTACATCTGAGCTATTATGGTTACGCTAG